A region from the Triticum urartu cultivar G1812 chromosome 1, Tu2.1, whole genome shotgun sequence genome encodes:
- the LOC125517267 gene encoding cytosolic sulfotransferase 5-like translates to MVGSETSSLLHGPVAFKDADDGTIPVHPPTEYAAAVASLPTNQNHASNSKLKRRCYQGVWVREEWAPGIMAMQRSFAARPGDVVLASVPKSGTTWLKALIFATMARAACPPASPAHPLRRLNPHDCVPLVDRLFAVGREAVLDALPSPRLMCTHMPLSVLPPSISGGPYCKIVYICRDPKDMVVSLWHFINRAQPDISLQEMFETVCEGTSNGGPFWDHILGYWRASNAEPSRVLFLTYEQMLQDPLDKVRKLDQFLGRPFSDTEEEAGVVAEIVELCSLENLKNLEVNKKGSQGVFFKFSHDSYFRNGVVGDWVNHLTPEMAKRLDAICEEKFRGSGFTF, encoded by the exons ATGGTTGGTAGCGAAACGTCTAGTCTCCTCCATGGCCCCGTGGCGTTCAAGGACGCCGACGACGGCACAATCCCTGTGCACCCTCCCACGGAGTACGCCGCCGCCGTCGCGTCCCTCCCGACGAACCAGAACCATGCCAGCAACAGCAAGCTGAAGCGGCGCTGCTACCAGGGCGTGTGGGTGCGAGAGGAGTGGGCACCAGGCATCATGGCCATGCAGCGCAGCTTCGCGGCGCGCCCCGGCGACGTGGTTCTTGCGAGCGTTCCCAAGAGCGGCACCACGTGGCTCAAGGCCCTGATATTCGCCACGATGGCCCGCGCCGCGTGCCCGCCGGCCAGCCCCGCCCACCCGCTCCGCCGCCTCAACCCACACGACTGCGTGCCCCTCGTGGACAGGCTCTTCGCCGTCGGCCGCGAGGCTGTGCTGGACGCGCTGCCGTCGCCGAGGCTCATGTGCACGCACATGCCGCTGTCggtgctgccgccgtccatctcCGGAGGACCCTACTGCAAAATCGTCTACATTTGCAG GGATCCAAAGGATATGGTGGTATCATTGTGGCACTTCATCAATCGTGCTCAACCTGACATATCACTCCAAGAGATGTTCGAGACTGTCTGTGAAGGCACAAGTAACGGCGGACCTTTTTGGGATCACATCCTCGGATACTGGAGGGCAAGCAATGCAGAGCCAAGCAGAGTGCTTTTCCTTACCTACGAGCAGATGCTTCAGGATCCGCTGGACAAAGTCAGGAAGCTAGACCAGTTCCTTGGGAGGCCATTCTCTGACACAGAGGAGGAGGCCGGTGTCGTTGCAGAGATTGTTGAGCTCTGCAGCTTGGAGAATCTTAAAAATTTAGAGGTGAACAAGAAAGGCTCCCAAGGAGTGTTCTTCAAGTTCTCGCATGACTCCTATTTCAGGAATGGGGTGGTGGGAGACTGGGTGAACCACTTGACCCCTGAGATGGCTAAACGTCTGGATGCGATATGCGAGGAGAAGTTCCGTGGGTCGGGCTTCACTTTCTAG
- the LOC125517276 gene encoding cytochrome b-c1 complex subunit 9, mitochondrial, whose product MGLWDAMYRVVMRRNGVYVTFVVAGAFAGERLVDYGVNKVWEMNNVGKRYQDISVLGQRPVEE is encoded by the exons ATGGGTCTCTGGGATGCCATGTACCGCGTGGTGATGCGCCGTAACGGCGTGTACGTCACCTTCGTCGTCGCCGGCGCCTTCGCTGGCGAGCGG CTGgtggactacggcgtcaacaagGTCTGGGAGATGAACAACGTCGGG AAACGGTATCAAGACATATCAGTTCTGGGGCAAAGGCCGGTTGAGgagtga